CGCCCCCTTCGCCCCCCTGGAGCTCCAAGTGGGACCCAAGGGAGTCACTACCAGGAAGGTGGGTGCggccgtgtcccctgtccccatcccttttCCAAAGGAACCATGCTCCCAACCCGCTGCATCCCTCAGGAGCCGTTGGCATACAGCACTGTCCACAACCAGTACCTGACAAAGCTCTCGCCGCTGGCCCCCATAGCACCAGGTGAGTCTGGGGGGGATCACAGCCCCCAGGAGGAGTGGACACCCCCCCTCACCAATCCCCCCTGGATTTTCCAGGCTGGTGGGCACAGACTCCAATCACCTGGGCCCCAAGATCCGTGGAGGGCATCCAGATCCCAAGTCCCAGTGGCTTCAGCACCAACAACCACCCCACCAACCTGTGGCGCATCGATGACCCCCTGAcgtgacccccccaaaaaagtgCTGCTGCATCCTGGGAATCCCATCCTCAgcttttcccaaatccccgtaGGAGGAATAAAGACCCCGCGTGATGCCATTGGATTGCTCCCTCATTTTGGGGGTTTCCTGCCTCTCAAAAGCTGGCAGGAGGGGTTTGGTGGTCGGGGGGTGTTCACCTGGCCAGCTGCCGCTGGAGGGCTGTACGAGCCCGGCtttccagctttcccagccGGCTTTGGGATGACACAGCTgatttgcagcaggaaaaatcaGGCAGGGCTAtggtgggaagcaggaggatgaggaggagggaggacCCCGCAGGGTGGGCAGCCAAGGCACTGTGGGACACTTGGAGAGGCTTCATCCATATCTTCCCTGGTCATGGGGAGGGGGGATCTGTGCCCTAAGGAGTGGCTCCCGGCAGGGTCCCAGGGGATGTGAGGAATCACAGAGGGATTCTCCGCCAGTTCAAGGACCCCCACCCAGTCAAGGCATCCACACACAGCTCAGGGAGCCCCTCCTGCCAGTTTAGGGATTCCCACCCAGCCCGGAGACCCCACACTCAGTTTAGGACCCCACACCCAGTTCAGGGTGAGGGCGCTGATGCCAAGCTACTGGAAAAGggactgggaatgctggggtgCGAGGGAATCCTGCCTGGTTTGGGGACAGAGCCGGGACAAGTAGGACGGGAACGGGGCCGGGTAGGCGTGGGaacggcggggcggggcgcgaATGCAATCGGTGGGCGTGGCCTAAGTGGGCGCGAACGACGGGGCGGGGCCTCTAGCCCGGTGGCGCGGGCTCCCATTGGCCGCGGTGCGTTGCCATGGCCACGGCGTCGCCCTCccccctcccatcccctccccgccgccccgccggtcccggtgccggtcccggtgccggtcccggtGAGCGATGggcagcggcggctccgcggggcgcggggccccGGTGGCGGCAGCCGAGGGCCCCGACGGCGTCGAGCAGCGGCTGGAGGTGCGGGGCAGGCAGGTCCCGGCCGAGCTGTGGGCTCAGCAGGGGCTGCGGAAGCTCTACCTGAGCGACGCGGGGCTGCGGGAGGTCCCGGACGAGCTGGCCGAGCTGCAGGACCTGCGGACCCTCGCCCTGGACGGCAACGAGCTGATGGAGGTGCCCGAGGCCGTGTGCGACCTGCCCCACCTGGCTCACCTGTACCTGGGCCGCAacgggctgcaggggctgccgCCCGCCTTCgcccagctccagagcctgcGCTGCCTCTGGATCGAGGGAAACTTCTTGGCGCACTTCCCCCGcgccctcctgcagctgccgGAGCTGCGCAGCCTCCAGCTGGGGGACAACCGGCTGTGCCGGCTGcccgcggcgctgccccgcATGGCCGGCCTGCGGGGGCTCTGGCTCTACGGGAACCGCTTCCAGGAGTTCCCGCCCGTGCTGCTGCGCATGGATCACATCCGCGTCCTCGACCTGGATCGCAACCGCATCGCCAGCTTCCCGGACCTCACCGGCCTCGCTTCCCTGCGCCTCCTGTCCTACGACCACAATCCCGTCCGGCAGCCGCCCTGTGTCGGGGATGAAGTGCAGCTGGTGGGGGACGGGGCGCAGGAATACATGGAGGCGCGGCAGGAGCggctgcagagcctgcagcgccaggaggaggaggaggagggcacCGAGGCCGCCCCGATATCCCCCGAGGATGTGCCggaggatggggagggggaatTTGCAGCCCTGACGGGATCTCCTGAGGAAACGTGAGCCGCTGACCCCCTGAAGGGGTGCAGAGCCTCCACCTGTCTTCCAAGGAATTCCCATCtagggctgggaaaggaggaagtTCACAGCCTCCACAAAGGAAAACCAATGGTCTAAGGATCAGCCTTATCCAGTTGGGACAGCAGTGTTTTGTCCTGGATCAACAGGGCTCATGGATCCCAATGGTTATCCCACCTGAGAGCATCCCACATACTCCGGGGTGCCTTGGATTGGGATACAACCCCCTGCCCTTAAGGGTGATCCCACACTGCCACCCCACAAGAACGGGGACATTTCCACTCCTCCACCTCTGAAAATCCTTTAGTCCTGTCCCAATggacagcacaggaaaaagcaATGCTGGTTGCATCCATTCAATGGATCCCATCATCCTGGAGAGCTCCGAGGTTTGGGAACAAAGACACAAATCCTGAGAACCCCATCCTACTGCTGGaactgggctgggggagagaaTTTTCCACCAGGCTCCTCCTGGACATCAGGTTTGGGAAGGAGCTGATGGAAATTCCACCTGGGTCAAAGCACTGCCTGTCTCCAACCTGAATAGGGTTTTGCCTCTGTGGGAAGAAGAGGCTCATCCCTGGCACTGTCTGTCCCAAAAGGGGCACCAGATCCAGGGCTGACACCTtatccttcctcttcctctctccaaGTGCCTCTTGGACCAAACACAAGCAATAAAAAGCACAAATCCAAGGAATTTGTTGTGAGAGAAAAGTGGTGGGGACCAGCCTCAGGGAAGGGTTTATTTGGGATCCCCTAAAACCAAGTGAATATCCTGGTGTGCAACCACCAGCTCCTCTTATTTTGGACATCCAAGGAATCCTGATTTCCTCCGCCCATCTCCGAGTTGAGCCGGTGTGGTGGCAAGCTTGGTGATCCGAGGTCTGCAGCTCATTGGAGGTTTCAAACCACACATCCGCTTTTAATGGCCATGGatttgggtttggggctgggaggCAGCCAGAGCTCCGGCCACATCCGCTCCGGCACTGGCAGGGCGGATGCTGCCGGCTTTTCCCTCCACTTCCTATTCCGCAGCAGGAACCACGGCTATTTTGGACACGTGGAGCTTCCTCAGTCACGGGATGTGCAGGAGCTGTCGGTGCCAGTTCCTCCAGAGTaatttcagggatttggggattagCAGGAGCTTTGAATCAGGTCTTCCCAATAGGTACAGGCTGTCAATCCCTTTTCCCGCCCAGGTACCCATCACTGTAGGGCAGAGCATCCCAGGATCCCATGACATTCCTTGGGCTGGTGGCATTCCTTGGGACAGCCAGCCCAGTGTGTGTTCCCAGGAACACATTCCAGGAATTCTGGGTGTCTCCCAGCCCTTCATGCCATCGATCCAGGGTGATGCTGCTTTATCTGGGAAGACGCTGCTGCTAATTAGCAAGGAATTATCCATGATCCCGAAGGTGCTGACCCTGGCAGAGACCCTCAGCATTCCAAACTCCTGATGCAGGCAAGATCTGATgccaccagctccctgcagatCGTTGCCAGCCCACTCATTCAGCAGGAATTGTTGAATTGATGCAGGTGACTCTGGATGCCACCAGCCTGTCCCCATGGCCAGGATCAGATCCAGGAGCTCTGACACCTGGGATAGGGGGGGTCCTCACTCTCTGCAGCCTTTTCTCACCCCCCAGCTTTTCCCAAGGAGCTGGGTTGGGATCCAGGCACCGGTGACGATGGTGGTGACACCAGGACCAGGAGCTGCCGCAGTCAGTGGGAATCTGACAGATTCCGGCTCCGCTCGAGTATTTTGGGGCCGCTGGCACCGGCGAGTCCCCGCTGCCGGCAGTGCATCATCCATACGTCTGTCCCTATATATatccctgcctcctctcccGGCCCCGCGTGCGACGGTTTGTGGCCTCTCCGCAGCTGGGATCACGCTGCTATTTCCATCTGCTCCCGCTGCCTGCCAGCACAAAGCAACGGGACTGGGAATCGCTGCGGATCCGTGCAACAGGAGCGCCGGGATCTCTGCGCTTTCAAAGATTTGGGAGGATGAAAGGAGCCTGGCGTTGGTGTAAGAacccaggcagagccaggattGGCGGCACCAATGCCATCGGCAGCTTGGGAATGCCAAAATTCCCCAGGTTTGGCTCAGCTGGAGGTGGCGCGGGGGTAGGCAGCAGCCACCTGCTCTCCACCAGGGTGCAGGTGGCAAGGGGACAGTGTTGTCCCCTGCTGCCATCTCCAACACTGCCCAGGGCCTGAAGGGTGGATCCAGAGGGATCTTAtcctgggcaggcaggacaCGGGTGgccctcctgccatccctgcgTTTGgagtttcatttatttattcaagaCCAGCATTCTGTGAATTATTTAACAGCCACCAGTGCCTTTTCCATGGCACCAGGACACAGGATATGGttctctgcctcttccttccctttggaGCCACATTCCAGTCCCTATCCTGTGCCAAGGAACTCAGCCCAGACCTGGATGGGATGAGAACTCACTTGGCTCTAAGCAGGCTGCGGGGGTCACTGTTGTTTCTGAAGCCCCCATggggatcccaatcccagcaggatcccagagTTTTGGGGGGGTACTCAGTGATGGATGGGATATACTCAGGGAATGCTCAGGGTTGGGAGGGGTAATGCTGAGGAGGGGATGCTTGGAGCTGTGAGGGGGATGCTCAGTGCCGGGGGGATGCCCACCCAACTCAACTGTGGTGCTCAGCCATGTGTGGtgcccccattcccaccccaggATCCACCCCCTGCATTCCCCCAGTCCCACAGATGACTCACGCTGGCAGTTACTGACTGTCCTTTATTACTGAGAGCAGGGGCTGCCTCCAGAAAACGAGGGGCCCCACTCCCCAAAAATAGGATTCTTCAAAGGAGACGCCTCGACCCGTGTGCCCCATCCTTGGCATCGCCAGCCGGGCACCCCCCGCTCCAGCCGCTCCTCAGCCGGGCCGGGCTCTTTATTGgattttttatatgtttttttcttttttttttaattttttttttttaggtttttttttgtactgtttttctttattttacacaCCAGTTGGATGTTACCGTCACATGAAGAAGAGAGAACCTGAACAAGATCACGGCTACGAGCTCTAGAGTTAAAAATGAACACACAAACCCCCGGGGAGCCCGACCGCGGACGAGGAATCCAGCCTGGAAAAGCGGGGTGCCCGAGGGGCCGTGGGGGGCACCCGGcttggcacagccctggccctgccaccTCTTCCCCAGGCATGTAAGTCTCTtcttttatgttaaaaaaagagagaatatgacaaaaatacaaatgtCCCTAAAAGCGTTGTTATTACTGTAACAGCAGTATTATGACTTCTCTCCAGATTGTCCAAAATTGTCTAAAttggggctgtgggagctgctgggagccaaGGTTGCCACGGGGGGAGCAGGAAGACTGAGGATGATCCGGCGTCTGCCACAGAGAGCCACCACTGACCCCCTTGTCACCCCTGTGGGGCTCCCAGGTGGGTCCATCCCtgtttttgggggtcccagggagtGGGAAGGGGTCTGGCATGTGCATCCCAGGGCTCcgtggggatgctgctgctggcactgatcctgccaggctggctgtcCCAAGGAATGCCACCAGCCCAGGGAATGTCACCTGCCCTCGATGGGGACAACAGCGCTCGCTCCACCCTTTATCCCCAAGGGTGGGCACGGGGCTCCCGGAGCAGCCCCGGCGCCCGGGTCAGCCCGGCTGGAAGGGGACCCTGTGGAGCTCCGCATTCCCGCCCGAGCTGGGGGGGGAGGGCAGAACCGGGGTCCCCAGGGCGGCTTAAGGACCCCCCGCTCCCGCCGAAACCCAAGACGGAGGTAAAGCATCGAACCTGGCTGAAGGCAGTGCACGAAGGAGCCCGCTTTGGATAAGGAACTGTGTCATGGCTTCCGATCCCAGGAAAAGGGACTGTCCCctcccctcggtgtcccccgcccgccccggcggaCTCGaggggggcgcggggggagggggcggggcaGGGGGGGCTCTGTGGCTCCGCTGGCGGCTCCGAGAGGTTTTATGGAGCtgaaaggggagggaggagggtcCCTCTTGCACCTGCAGCCTGACCCCCTGAAATGAGGGGGGGCGAGGCCGGGGAGGGGCCGAGGGGCTCCGGGAGCGGGGCTGGAAGCACTCGCAGAAGTCCTGCCCGATGGTGGGAATAGGGATGGGGGGACATCGCTTCTGGCACCTCCtcggccggggctgggggcggctCCGCACCCCCCGCACCCCAGGGAGAGGCGAACCCCGGGGCTCGGGGGGGCTCCGGCCCCGTCCTCCCGCAGGGTTCCCGCGAGCCAAGCCGCTGTCCCGCCGGTCCCTGGCCGGGAGCGCCACGGGAAGGGgttgggagctgggaagggggacCCCGAGCCCGCGGTCCGGGAGCGCTCAGGCCTTCAGCTGGTGCCACTGTGCCACCGCCTGCCGCGGGCGGGCGATCATGTCCTTCCAGTGCTTCACCTCGCCGGGACCGCTCTTCCAGGACAGGTAAATCTACGGGAAACGCATCCCTGGAGCCGCCACGGcctctccatccccatccctctgcctgGCGCTGACGCCTTCACCCCCAAACTGCTCCAGCCCCGCTTTTCCGGGCTCGGCACGGATCCGGGCTATTTTTATCCCTCAGTTTTCCATATTGCGCCGCGGAAAAGCGCGTGTGCCAGCtctcgctgctgctgctgccacctcgGGGAGCCGGCGCCACCGCTCCGGCTCCGCGGATCATCGCCGGAGAGccgggagggagcagagctcgCTGCTAATTATGCGATCAAAAGGGATTAGCGAGCCTCAGGCCACGGGCGGGGTTTTAACGGAGAGTGGGATATCATGGCCACTGcctgtccatccctggaatCGGGCTCTTGGATGTGCCCGCACTGGGGACGCCGCCACCTCCGCCCCTGCCCGGTAGCCCGCGGCGATGATCCGGGGATTTATTTAGTGGATTTATCCCAACTGCTGTGTTTTCCCGACCCCAGCGCGGCGTTTGGGGATCATGGGCGGAGATTATGGCGCTCATTTGTCATCGTTGTGCTAACCATGAGCTGGGTGATTTCATGGATAATTCTGCGGGAGTAATCCCAGGGGTGGGATCCATGCCGGTGTGGCTCCCCATGCTCCATCCCTCCATTCCTGCCTTTCTGGGAGAGCTCCGGCCCTCTATGGCCGTGACACCCCGTGCAAGGGCTCCGCACCACACTCCACACTGGAGATGGCACCGGGCACCGGCATCCCTGGGCCTGGCCgtccccagctcccacctgggTGTCCCTCAGGCGTGTCACCCACCTTGCCGATGACGTCATTGCGGCTCAGCCTGTCCTTGTCCATGACGGTGATGACGATGGTGGTCTCGCGCAGCCGCTCCGTGGGGATGTCGAAGGCGAAGGACTCGTTGAAGACGGGGTTCAGGCACCTCTTCATCACCACCGTCTTCTTCTTCTCCACCCGCTTGTCCTTGTACATCAGCCACACCTTCACGTAGGGATCTGGCGGGAGATGAGCCGCTCTCAGCCCCAGATGGGAGCCAGGGAATGCTGCCCGGGATCAGGGCCAGCCGGTGCCGTACCTGAGGTGCCCCCGATGTCCATGGCTTTGAGGTTCCGTGCCTTGATGATGTTCACCACGATGGAATTGGCCGAGGGATTGTAGCACAGcgacagcagcagctccccgcGGCTTCCCTGTGGGACACATATGTTCCCTGAGGACACCCATGCCCCCCAGACCTCCTCTGTGGGAGCAGGGTGCTAGCATGGGACCCCCACCAGAGCAGCCCAAGGGTGGGCTTtgggaaagcacagaaaatcaGGGCAGGAGGAAATGGGGCCGCCCCCAGTGGGACATTCTCTGGCCTtgctggaggcaggagaaggaaaaaaactttcattttaGGTCTACCTGAAACAGTTTGATTTGACCCAAAATGAGACTTTAGGCTACTTAATATaaaatttgggaagagaaaaatctctATCAGATGCTGAAGCAGAAAATGTCCCTGTTGGAATGGGGGGTGGTCCTactgggacactgcagggacgGGGAGTCACCTCCCCTCCCCAGGCGGATGGGGGGTCCAGGGCCTTACGCTGCCATCACTGCAGGGCTTCAGGTCCTTCCAGAAGGTCTGCATCTGGGTCAGGTCCACCTTGTTGAGTGGGATGGACACCTCTCCAATGGGATCATTGCGGCTGAAGCGGTCGTAGTCCAAGACCTGGAGGTACAGCACCCGCTGCACCACCTTCTCGTAGGGGAACCCTGTGACAGAGATGGAAAAGCCAAAGGAGATGAGGAGCAGTTCCAGGACTGCTTCACCCTTCCTGTCCTGGTGGCAAGACCCTGGCTCCAGGCAGAGGACGGGGAGCAGCCCACggcacaaggagctgctgccacattAATTCCCACATCTGCACCCACCCATGGGGGCACGGAACCTTCCAAACTTTCCCCTACATCCTCTTTATGGGATGCACATCGAGCCTGGCCTCGGTGGCTTGGCCAATCCATCGCATCACCACCAGCCACCACTCTGGTGGCTTGAGCTGGGCTGAGTCCAGGAGGGTCCCACgaggctctgctcccaccctgaTCCCCTCCAGCCCATCTCAATCCATACCTTCGAAGAGGAAGGTCTCATTCCAGTGCGGGTTGAGGTTCTTCCTCTTGACCTTGGTCTCCAGCTTGTGCTTCTTGTCAGGGAGCAGGTAGATCTTGACAAAGGGGTCGCTGGTGCCACTGAAGTCCTTGGCCGGCAGCTCCTGTGCCTTCATGATCTTCACGGTCAGGGTGGACTCCTGGAAGTTGTAGCCGACGCTGAACTGGATGCGGCCCAGGTTCTCCCGGCTGACGCCTTCGTGGCCCTCGTCATCCTCGGAGCCTGGGGAGAGCTGTGGgaggggggaagaggagggggatGAGCGCAGTGATGGGGACTAGCGGGGACCCGACCCCCGTCCCCCagaccccagccctgccagctgtCAGGGGACATCAGCCTCTCCCTGGCTTCCTGCTGCCCCCACCGCTTCCAACAGCTCCTGGCTCGGTGCCACTCGTCCCGCGGAACGGGAGCTCCAATTAGCCAAATTCCTCCTGACAGCGCATCCCTCACGTGTCTAGCACCGCTCGCTCCCTCGTGCCAGCCTGGGGGACTCGTCCGCGGCGCGTCGGCTCAGCCGACGGGGACTTGGCACAGCGGCTAGGGACGTGCCGGAGCGCTTGTGGATGgtgcagggaagagctgggaaggtTGGATACTGAGCGTGgagacccccaaacccagcacacCCCACCCACCCACCATGAGCATCTCGCTGGTCAGGGAGTTGACCAGGTCGGAGACGGAAGAATGCGGCTCCGTCTTGCGGTCGGACTCATCATGCGGCGGCTGCCCCGGTGCCGGTGCTGCATTCCCAGCCTTCCCACTGGCCGGCAACCTGCAGGAAGAGAGGCCTTGGAGGAGAGGGGCCGGGAGCCGAGGGTGAGACAGCGAGGGGCTTCCCGGGCACCCTCTGCCAGCGGAGACcgagcctgggctgtgccagcacctgaCAGACGCTGCTGGGACAGGCGGTGGCTGCAGCCCGCCAGCATCCCGGCCCTGATCCCAGAGCCAGCTGGTGGCCTGGCACCTTTAGGGCACGGCAGCAGGTCCCCCTGGCCACGTCCCACGGCGATGGTGGGGACAGCATGGTCCCCACAGCACCTGcggctgtggctgctcctcaCACGCCAACACCCTCTTATCCCAGTGGGCACCAGGCACCCACGGGTGCTCCATGTGGGCTCGCTGCCCCCTGCCCCACTTCCTGTGCCTGAGACACCCCTGGGATcactgtcctggctgtccccacacACGGTGGCTCCCGGGCACAGTGccgggcagggtgggcagccagGAGCGGTGGGAGGCAGACGGACAGAGCAGCGATGGAGACAGGCGGGAATGCGCCGAGGCCACGTTGCCACGAGGCACGGGGACAACGGAACACAGGCACGTGGCGGAGGGGACAGGCAGCCTGGGATGCTCCCAGCCCCCCGCCACGCCTCCTGTCCGAGCTGGGACACGGTGACAAACCACCAGACGGACCGAGAGGTGCAGGGACACACGGGAAGCCACAACATGCCACGGACACACGCCACCACGCCaagcacacacaggcacacggggaggggacatgggggggcAATGGGGACACCCACACGCACACACAGGATGGCACCCAGAAAGGACTGGAGAGGCCGAGGCAGCTGGGGAGGCAAAATTAGGTTAAAACCAGGGAAAATGAAGGTGGAGGAGCCGCTGAGCGAGGAGGCGCCGGTGGAACCGGGAATGCCGGCGGAGGTCACGAATAGCGGGAAAGAGAGCGGGAGAGAGCAAAAGAAAGGAGGAGTAGCGTCGTCCAGCGCCGGCCTGCCGGGAGGGAATGGGAGAGAGGAGCGGAGCGGGTGGACGGACAGACGGAGTCGCCGGGACAGGAGACACGCCGAGGCACCGGGCTGGAGCCGCCGGGGACAGGCTGGAAGGAAGAAGCTGCGAAACAGGGATGGAGGAGGTGTTTTGAGGAAGAAGAGCGGGTGGTCGGCAGCGTCGGGGGGCGGGAGAGAGCCGAGGCTGCCGGAGCGCGTCCCCTCCGCCGGCTGATCCCGCCACGTCCTGCGGAGTCCAGGGAACGAGGAGCGGGAGGGATGGAGGTGGGGAATGCCATGCATGTGCAGGGATGCGGTTTcggagcagggagctgaggcAAGCGGTGAGCGGGGTCTTGCGGCACAGCCACCCACCCGCCGTGTCCCACGTCCCCGTCCCCTCGGCACGGGGCAGCCGGCGGCCGGCACGGGCTGCCGGTGCTCCCGGCGGGGGCCGGCTGCGCAGCGCGACGCCAGGGAGGGAAGTGCTAAAAGATGGAGGGAAACCAAGCGGAGCAGGGTAAAAATAGCCGGCGGGCGAGAACGGTGCCAGTTCATCCGCACGCCGAGCACACGGGGAGGCAGCGCCCGCCGGCTTCACACCTCCTCCCCTCTCCGGAGGGGATGAACACCCGCTCCCGGCGGCGCACGGaccctctgcctctgccagccAGCGCCGGTGGCCGCGGCCGGGCGCCGGTGCCCGGGTGCGCTGCCGAGCCTGCGGCACGCCGGGAATGCGGGGAGCAGCCAGAGGCGAAGGGCTGTGCCGTGCTGGAGGAGAACGGGGGGTACGACATCCTCCCGGCCTGTGGCGCTCGCTCTGCCCCCCTGCCACCGCAGCGGTGTCCCCGGATCCCCAGGGGAGCTGCCCATCCCGCCGGGATGGAGGTGGCAGCAGCGTGTCGGGATGGAACGCGGCTCAGCCCATGCGGCATCACTTGGGGGGtaccccccctgtccccctgtccctgagcgtgtccccccgcccccctccccGCATGCAGCCAGGGCCggaaggggcaggagggggagggaggagggaggaggaagggatgggGGTCCTCTCCGTGCCGCTGCTCCAGAGGCAGAACCGCGGGTGCCGGTGCCGGGGAGAGCTCAGACGTCCCGGTGCCCGCTGGGCCACCCTGTGCCGCTCCAACCTTCGCGCTCCACGAggccagcctcctcctcctcctcctcctccaccctggGTGAGGCCCTCGTCTCCTCCTCCTGCGGGACTGGCCTCGTCCTCGCTCATACCTCTTGTCCCCCTGAGCGTTCGCCTGGTTCGGCTGCGTCCCAGCGGGTTGCAGGTCGGGAATATTGGCAAAGTCATCTTGCTCTGAGAGTCCCAAAACCAGGGATAGCACCACCATCCGGCCTTCCCTGCccgggcggccccgccggcagcgggagaaagagagaaagagagaggagaacACAGCGTCAGGCAGGGAACTGGCAGGAGCCGGCGGCGTCCCGCGGACCCCCGGCGGCGAGGGGACCCCCGGCTCTCCCCACCGGCTCCTGCGAGGTGATGGTGGCCAGTATGGgtgcacagggctgtggggagaaAGGCGCCGGGTCCAGGGAGCCCGGCAGGCGTGGACACCCGCGCTGTCCCTCTCCTCCACCGGTCCGGGCAGGGAGGATACCAAAATCCTGATGAAGGGGGGAAAAGATGCCTGGAGGGGCCGGGAATGAGGAAGGGTGTGACAGCAGTGAGTTGCCAGCATCATTCCATGGAGGAAGGGATTGGCGGTGCCATGGCCAGGCTCTTTGCCCTCTCCGGGTCCTCGCCCGGGTCTGTAACTGCATTTACACCGCGGCGCCGGGGAGGGTGGACAGGGTGAAAGAGCGAAAGAAAAATCGATGGATGGGGAAAGAGGCGGTGGGAAATGACAGCCGCTGGGAAGCGGCGCTGACTCGGCACGTCTGGGCTCTGCGGCTGCTCCCTCTCCGCCAAGTCAGGCTGGAACCAGCCCCGGCGCTGGGTAAACAGGGAGAACGTGACCCTCGGGATGGCTGGTGAGCCGCAGCTCCACACCGGGAAGCCGGGAAATGGAGCTGGGAGAAACCTGGGAGAGGGTAGAGTGGAGAGGGGATCGTGGGCAGTGCACCCGCGGGTGCCTGGAGGAAGGTTCAACCCTCTCACCAGAATGGGAAGGGGGTGGGATGGGCACCCAAATTTGTGTGTCTCAAATCTAATCTTGATGCAGGAAGTGCTGTGTCAACTCATGGAGGGGCAGGGTCAGTCCTGCATCCCCCTCCAAGTGCCACCAGcctgcagaaagcaaagctgGGACCTCAGCATTCCTTTTTCCAGGGTGCCAGGGGGCaaacagcagccagggaggtgctggagaaTCTAAAGGAAGATGGAGCCGGggggcccagctctgcagaggagggACAATGTCATGTGCCAAGATATGGTGACTCGGATTAGTCCCCGGGGTTTGATGCTGGAAATCCAGCGCCGA
This portion of the Vidua chalybeata isolate OUT-0048 chromosome 6, bVidCha1 merged haplotype, whole genome shotgun sequence genome encodes:
- the SYT7 gene encoding synaptotagmin-7 isoform X2; amino-acid sequence: MYLHPEAASAGTPSRDVLLVSAIITVSLSVTIVLCGICQWCQRKMGKRYKTSLETVGTPDSSRGRSEKKTINDLDRDFWNNNDNTVQQKWSSYPPKEFILNISPYAPYGDPRLSLNGSLLSGAKLTASAAAGLSGDRDGRPGDKQRLGEDGMRSSVSAHSEPGAGKAARGRWHTVQSHLAAGKLSLSNFEDSTLSTATTLEYIPTSAGDPKFQRPRTLVRQQSLQQPLSQHQRANHSQPTTSQSLGHLQAHSGSSAAAANSRGSRGGPARQGTAAGSKQRMAGGRSRSNPGSWDHVVGQIRNRGLDMKSFLLPASGKAGNAAPAPGQPPHDESDRKTEPHSSVSDLVNSLTSEMLMLSPGSEDDEGHEGVSRENLGRIQFSVGYNFQESTLTVKIMKAQELPAKDFSGTSDPFVKIYLLPDKKHKLETKVKRKNLNPHWNETFLFEGFPYEKVVQRVLYLQVLDYDRFSRNDPIGEVSIPLNKVDLTQMQTFWKDLKPCSDGSGSRGELLLSLCYNPSANSIVVNIIKARNLKAMDIGGTSDPYVKVWLMYKDKRVEKKKTVVMKRCLNPVFNESFAFDIPTERLRETTIVITVMDKDRLSRNDVIGKIYLSWKSGPGEVKHWKDMIARPRQAVAQWHQLKA